In Paenibacillus sp. FSL M7-0420, a single genomic region encodes these proteins:
- a CDS encoding ABC transporter ATP-binding protein, with product MIISLEQVSWRREQTMILHEMNWQVEKGQHWCIVGLNGSGKTTMLNVVNGYIWPTQGQVEVLGHRFGDVDLRELRKRIGWVSTSLQQKLYGHQTALNIILSGKFATIGLYDKTEEEDLKQAAELLEFLDCSALASRTYDTLSQGQRQKILIARALIANPDLLILDEPCTGLDIFAREQLLQMIEKITKQEGGPTLLYVTHHIEEITPCFTHTLLVKKGEIYKADETAECLKSEVLSDFFDTPVEVQEHHNRRWLTLG from the coding sequence ATGATTATATCGCTTGAACAGGTGTCATGGCGGCGTGAGCAGACGATGATTCTGCATGAGATGAATTGGCAGGTGGAGAAGGGGCAGCACTGGTGCATAGTCGGTCTGAACGGATCAGGCAAGACGACGATGCTGAACGTTGTAAACGGCTATATCTGGCCGACGCAAGGCCAGGTGGAAGTGCTGGGCCACCGCTTCGGCGATGTGGACCTGCGGGAGCTGCGCAAGCGGATCGGCTGGGTCAGCACCTCTTTACAGCAGAAGCTGTACGGCCATCAGACGGCGCTGAACATCATTCTGAGCGGCAAGTTCGCCACGATCGGGCTATATGACAAGACGGAAGAAGAGGACCTGAAGCAGGCAGCGGAGCTGCTGGAATTCCTGGATTGCTCGGCCCTGGCATCGCGCACTTATGATACCTTGTCACAGGGACAACGCCAGAAGATTCTTATCGCTCGGGCTCTCATTGCAAACCCTGATCTGCTCATCTTGGACGAGCCTTGTACTGGACTTGATATTTTTGCGCGGGAGCAGCTGCTGCAGATGATCGAGAAGATCACGAAGCAGGAAGGCGGCCCCACCTTGCTCTATGTGACCCATCATATCGAGGAAATTACACCATGCTTCACCCATACCCTGCTGGTTAAGAAGGGGGAAATCTATAAAGCTGACGAGACGGCGGAGTGCCTGAAGTCAGAGGTGCTCAGCGATTTCTTCGATACCCCGGTTGAGGTGCAGGAGCATCATAACCGGAGATGGCTTACGTTGGGTTGA
- a CDS encoding BNR-4 repeat-containing protein — protein MKQIKHWMLALIMTLLLTVVPAGAGSAAAMLEEVPFPMDSSNQAGWWSPIATYGLGYEYAYMAYNAPGSIPGKHTVAIARRDNDGLWSKLPLMDGTTPAEYLDDLGHNQPSMARDGSGRFHVFASMHSNAWRYYRSDTVGGIPQNHSDELPAGMTVTYPVVTTAPNGDLYLLVRVDKDPAGKREAVLFRWNNADSVWTQVKTIAAHLNRSVYPDDLVFDANGDLHILFEWAYFAASPLRHQLSYLKYSPSTGVFSKADGTPVTAPVSLTTADIVQPMAPSEAYVQSGSDPGGPGVQSAKMTLDSAGRPVIAYRYREEGSTSFAVKQATYGAGGWNLQTVYNAAPTNAAIDVTWTGTTSRIYYVRSSGTDRAFMAVNTGGGWTESSLAPGIPVERLAVDRSPKGIDILYLVDVTNLKLYYGRNN, from the coding sequence ATGAAGCAGATCAAACATTGGATGCTGGCTCTAATTATGACGCTGCTGCTGACTGTAGTGCCTGCGGGGGCGGGGAGCGCGGCGGCTATGCTGGAGGAGGTGCCTTTTCCGATGGATTCCAGCAATCAGGCAGGTTGGTGGTCCCCTATTGCCACTTATGGGCTTGGCTATGAATATGCCTATATGGCCTATAACGCCCCAGGGTCGATACCCGGTAAGCATACAGTAGCTATTGCAAGAAGAGACAACGACGGGCTATGGAGCAAGCTTCCGCTCATGGATGGGACAACCCCTGCGGAATATCTGGACGATCTCGGGCATAACCAGCCTTCTATGGCGAGAGACGGAAGCGGGCGGTTCCACGTATTTGCTTCTATGCACAGCAATGCCTGGCGCTATTACCGCTCAGATACCGTGGGCGGGATTCCGCAGAATCACTCGGACGAGCTGCCCGCAGGCATGACGGTAACCTATCCGGTTGTGACGACTGCTCCGAATGGAGATCTGTATTTGCTGGTGCGCGTGGACAAAGACCCGGCTGGTAAAAGAGAGGCTGTACTGTTCCGCTGGAACAACGCCGATTCCGTGTGGACTCAGGTAAAGACCATTGCGGCGCACCTCAACCGGTCTGTCTATCCCGATGACCTAGTCTTTGATGCAAACGGTGATCTGCATATCTTGTTCGAGTGGGCGTACTTCGCGGCCAGCCCGCTGCGCCATCAGTTGTCCTATCTGAAGTACAGCCCGTCCACGGGTGTATTCAGCAAAGCCGACGGAACTCCGGTCACAGCACCGGTCTCCCTGACTACTGCGGACATCGTGCAGCCAATGGCTCCAAGCGAAGCCTATGTGCAGAGCGGCAGTGACCCCGGCGGTCCGGGCGTACAGAGCGCTAAGATGACGCTTGACTCTGCGGGTCGTCCCGTAATCGCTTACCGTTACCGTGAGGAGGGCAGCACAAGCTTTGCGGTGAAGCAGGCCACATACGGTGCAGGCGGCTGGAACTTACAGACCGTCTATAACGCTGCTCCCACGAATGCGGCGATCGATGTGACCTGGACCGGTACAACATCCAGAATCTATTATGTCCGAAGCAGCGGTACTGACCGTGCGTTCATGGCAGTGAATACCGGCGGAGGCTGGACAGAGAGCTCCCTTGCACCGGGTATCCCGGTGGAAAGGCTGGCGGTAGACCGCAGCCCGAAGGGCATTGACATCTTGTACTTGGTAGATGTAACGAACCTGAAGCTTTACTATGGGCGAAATAACTAG
- a CDS encoding peptidase G2 autoproteolytic cleavage domain-containing protein has protein sequence MADEGCNQTASGSCSHAEGNSTTASGFASHAEGYETTASASAAHAEGYQTLAVLDTSHAEGSGTLASGPAAHAEGYRTFAVNDAAHAEGGLTTASGTQSHAEGAQTTASGVASHAEGQYSAASGDFSHAEGGGTLATASAAHAEGFLTQANGLFSHAEGLSTIANALSSHAEGDTTVVLPEHTSSHIMGSNGQTLYPGSWHLANGDASTPGLAAILQGSTGNLYLQGTVISPGADYAEMFETVDGLPIEPGYFVTTEGERVRKATPADKYILGVISARPSILGDASHLHWKGKYEVDEWGRIIYADREVEAVTDMKGNVLTPAHSVSAAVLNPQYKPSQAYVPRVDRPEWVAVGTMGKLLVRDNGTCQVNGYCMPDENGVATASAEGYRVLARTAPDQIRIYVK, from the coding sequence ATGGCAGATGAAGGATGCAATCAGACCGCTTCCGGATCTTGCTCACATGCAGAGGGGAACTCTACTACCGCAAGCGGGTTTGCTTCCCATGCTGAGGGGTATGAGACCACAGCCAGCGCTTCTGCGGCTCATGCTGAAGGGTACCAGACGCTTGCAGTATTGGATACGTCCCATGCCGAAGGGAGTGGGACGCTTGCATCAGGACCGGCCGCACATGCGGAAGGCTACAGGACCTTTGCAGTCAATGATGCTGCCCACGCTGAGGGAGGTTTAACTACTGCTTCCGGAACGCAATCACACGCTGAGGGTGCTCAAACGACTGCTTCGGGTGTAGCTTCACACGCGGAAGGGCAATATAGCGCCGCGAGTGGTGATTTTTCCCATGCAGAGGGCGGCGGGACCTTAGCTACTGCATCTGCTGCTCATGCAGAAGGTTTCCTCACTCAGGCAAATGGACTCTTCTCACATGCTGAAGGTTTATCCACCATTGCTAATGCGTTATCCTCTCATGCTGAAGGTGATACTACGGTCGTTCTTCCAGAACACACTAGTTCTCACATCATGGGTTCGAATGGTCAGACGCTTTATCCCGGTTCTTGGCATTTAGCCAATGGGGATGCTTCCACCCCCGGCTTGGCCGCTATTCTTCAAGGGTCTACCGGAAATTTATACCTTCAAGGTACTGTAATCTCTCCTGGGGCAGACTATGCCGAAATGTTTGAGACGGTGGATGGATTGCCGATAGAACCGGGTTATTTCGTGACCACAGAGGGTGAACGGGTCAGAAAGGCTACGCCAGCAGATAAATATATCTTGGGCGTTATCAGTGCAAGACCTTCTATCCTGGGAGATGCAAGTCATTTACACTGGAAAGGCAAATACGAAGTTGATGAATGGGGCCGGATCATCTATGCAGATCGGGAAGTGGAGGCTGTTACAGACATGAAGGGCAATGTTCTAACTCCTGCACATTCTGTGAGCGCGGCCGTTCTCAATCCTCAATATAAGCCGTCTCAAGCCTATGTGCCACGGGTTGATCGTCCGGAATGGGTGGCTGTAGGAACCATGGGCAAGCTTCTGGTCCGGGATAATGGAACCTGTCAGGTGAACGGATATTGTATGCCTGATGAGAACGGAGTGGCGACTGCTTCTGCCGAAGGGTACCGCGTTCTTGCGAGAACCGCACCGGATCAGATTAGAATTTATGTGAAATAA
- a CDS encoding rhamnogalacturonan lyase family protein, with product MGRKKRSVKKSLLTFLLSCLLVLPLALPPAPAQAASTGNLPARQAEYLDRGLVAVLTDGGVFVSWRYLNTDSDEIAYNVYKNGMKVNAAPIVNSTNYVDTSGADSSQYQISTIVAGKEEMQPERAAVWHNSYLPIPLDKPADGRTKDGGTYSYYAGDASVGDLDGDGEYEIVFLWSPSNSKDNSQAGYTGNVYIDAVKMDGTKLWRIDLGVNIRAGAHYTQLMVYDLDGNGKAEVVVKTADGTKDGQGTVIGDGTKDYRNDGGYILSGPEYLTLFDGLTGAAVSTVDYDPPRGNVSAWGDGYGNRVDRFLAGIAYLDGAKPSVVMARGYYTRTTLTAYDYTNGALVKRWNFDTNEAGAQYEAQGNHNLSVLDADGDGRDEIMYGALAIDDDGTLLYSTGLGHGDAMHAGKLNPNREGYQVVSVHEHKDAAYGLEMRDAATGEILWGQFTGKDTGRGMSADIDPEHPGYESWASTIVNGQMDPLSRGYAADGQVIYEQNEVPRSANFAIWWDGDLQRELFDHDWNNTTAQGIPLIYKWDYRNKQLKEIFRAAGTLTNNHTKGNPALQADLLGDWREELLLRSEDSTEYRLYTTTIPTTYRIPTLMQDPVYRLGIAWQNVAYNQPPHTGFYLGTEATAFPKANLTLTGAPQPLEQVYHFGFGTEPPAGTTSVQATPYTEGTGYGFESISGITLGAGHASLPENTKFAVDLPNANYKVTLKLGSEARDSEVGVKSEFVQKLAQTQIHAGTPLLYSYDIAVVDGQLEFIFSGTAADVQEIKIEKYPQKVPGSGTTIYMAGDSTMQSYSGMQAPQEGWGQQFNKYFSSGITIQNDAIGGRSSKSFMVDSRLDSILQRIRPGDYFFISFGHNDASAGIPDRYASPADYAAYLTRYVNGAKQRGATPVLLTPVGRRDFNTVTQEFNVSFPEYVKAAKETAAALNVPLIDLSQLSIAEYNLVGLAATEKLFLYANPGEYPKYPNGVSDNTHFSSYGAQVIASLVAGAVKEMNLSISPFVIDPGITGPEPEPEVQQYAEDFEGDPAAAQYSMVNATGTAGTMAGTVTEENGNKVLSVTGSGSGNRAKVFRLFDAVNGDIVNVDFNWHSGNVGAVPSEGHLTLQDANENQIFTLFTKTGAASPNTNIHYFTGPYTPDYGTGTTAIPGGGTATTIPKNQWVNVKLKIDFTGKTLDLTLTSLANPSVTQTITDIPLSPGVYANNVRGLRFLGTRKGGGGTLNWTTQIDNVKMEGTKLPVAAGDMAALIALHQEVKAIDLAPYTEASAAVVHRALSAAEALIGTTASQAQIDHAVNMLTVARDSLTSEVAGDISTYAFDFGSGSAAEGYTKVDAKRAYVEGNAYGFADTALVQDENRGTGNPLTEDFTRVNGTSFVVEMKPANYRVTMTIGDTQEVTQTGVTVEQMNKLPATTIPAGEFKEVTYDIALIDGVFNFSFSGSTPKINALRIERLPEQGAADKPTLYLASDSTVANYAESYRPQAGWGETLGRYFDTEKILIDNRAVGGLSSKTFLNSGYLNDILLGIHEGDYLFMQWSHNDSTPSRPERYLTPEQFKVYLKDYINGAVQRGAIPVLVTPVNRRDFNGEVLNKSFPAYVQAMKETAQETGTLLIDLNQASWEYFQELGTEGTKSIFMWTGTTEDNTHLQMNGAIKVSELVAGLVKELNIPLSAWVTLGIPLADGAPGMPVLSDNNGHDTGLWDGDYTITMNLWWGNNGTRFKLFENGEMIEEGALTDQSPSAQSVQIDIAGRHNGAYVYTLELSNPHGSVTSAPLTVTVTDASPGQAVLSADNWDEDGSYAVTMNMWWGTNAAEYQLYENGVLVDTQTLQTHTPDAQSAVTAISGKTPGTYEYEAVLRNAAGESRSAKMTVTVSK from the coding sequence ATGGGTAGAAAAAAGAGGTCTGTAAAGAAATCATTGCTCACATTCTTATTATCCTGTCTGCTGGTCTTACCGCTTGCTCTCCCGCCCGCACCGGCACAAGCAGCTTCTACCGGAAATCTTCCCGCCCGTCAGGCAGAATATCTGGACCGTGGGTTGGTCGCGGTTCTGACGGATGGCGGTGTGTTTGTGAGCTGGAGGTACTTGAATACGGATTCAGATGAAATCGCTTACAATGTCTATAAGAACGGGATGAAGGTGAACGCGGCACCCATTGTAAACTCCACGAATTATGTGGACACATCGGGTGCGGACAGCTCGCAATATCAGATTTCTACGATTGTTGCCGGGAAGGAGGAAATGCAGCCGGAGCGGGCGGCAGTGTGGCATAACTCTTATCTGCCGATTCCGCTGGATAAGCCTGCCGATGGCCGGACCAAAGACGGAGGGACGTATTCCTATTACGCCGGAGATGCCTCTGTTGGGGATCTGGACGGGGACGGGGAATATGAGATCGTTTTCTTGTGGAGTCCCAGCAATTCTAAGGATAATTCACAAGCCGGTTATACCGGGAACGTCTACATCGACGCGGTCAAAATGGACGGCACCAAGCTCTGGCGCATTGACCTTGGCGTGAACATCCGGGCCGGGGCGCACTATACGCAGCTTATGGTGTATGACCTGGACGGCAACGGCAAAGCCGAGGTGGTGGTCAAAACGGCAGACGGCACCAAAGACGGGCAGGGTACGGTCATCGGTGACGGCACCAAGGATTACCGCAATGACGGAGGTTATATCCTCAGCGGGCCGGAATATCTGACGCTGTTCGACGGACTCACAGGCGCTGCTGTATCCACCGTGGACTATGATCCGCCAAGAGGCAATGTAAGCGCGTGGGGAGACGGATATGGCAACCGTGTAGACCGGTTCCTGGCCGGGATTGCTTACTTGGACGGCGCGAAGCCAAGCGTTGTGATGGCCCGTGGCTATTATACAAGAACAACGCTTACCGCATACGATTACACGAATGGCGCATTGGTGAAGCGCTGGAACTTCGACACGAACGAAGCTGGCGCACAATATGAAGCACAGGGTAATCACAACCTGAGTGTGTTGGATGCAGACGGTGACGGCCGGGATGAGATCATGTATGGTGCGCTGGCGATTGACGATGACGGCACACTGCTCTACAGCACCGGACTTGGACATGGAGATGCGATGCACGCAGGGAAGCTTAATCCGAACCGGGAAGGGTACCAGGTCGTCAGTGTGCATGAGCATAAAGATGCTGCTTACGGGCTGGAGATGCGCGATGCGGCAACAGGTGAGATTCTCTGGGGGCAATTTACCGGAAAAGACACCGGGCGGGGAATGTCCGCAGATATCGATCCGGAGCATCCCGGCTACGAGTCTTGGGCGTCCACGATTGTGAACGGGCAGATGGACCCGTTATCCCGCGGCTACGCAGCTGACGGACAAGTGATCTATGAGCAGAATGAAGTGCCGCGAAGCGCGAATTTCGCCATCTGGTGGGATGGGGATCTCCAGCGGGAGCTGTTTGACCACGACTGGAACAACACTACAGCACAAGGCATTCCGCTGATTTATAAGTGGGATTACCGGAATAAGCAGCTGAAGGAGATTTTTCGGGCGGCGGGTACACTGACCAATAATCATACCAAAGGCAATCCGGCCCTTCAGGCAGATCTGCTGGGCGATTGGCGCGAGGAGCTGCTGCTGCGCAGTGAAGATAGCACGGAGTACAGACTCTATACCACTACGATTCCTACAACCTACAGAATTCCGACACTTATGCAAGATCCGGTGTACCGGCTGGGGATCGCCTGGCAGAATGTGGCATACAACCAGCCGCCGCATACGGGCTTCTATCTGGGAACGGAGGCCACCGCTTTTCCCAAAGCCAATCTGACACTGACCGGTGCGCCGCAACCGCTGGAGCAGGTCTACCACTTCGGGTTCGGTACAGAGCCACCAGCCGGAACAACTTCTGTGCAGGCTACGCCTTACACGGAGGGAACAGGATATGGTTTCGAGAGCATAAGCGGAATCACCTTGGGCGCGGGCCACGCTTCTCTGCCGGAGAACACCAAGTTTGCGGTGGACCTGCCGAATGCCAATTACAAAGTGACTCTTAAGCTGGGCAGCGAAGCCAGAGACTCAGAAGTAGGGGTCAAATCCGAATTTGTACAAAAGCTGGCGCAAACCCAAATCCATGCCGGCACACCACTGCTCTATTCCTATGACATTGCGGTGGTGGACGGCCAGTTAGAGTTTATTTTCTCCGGCACGGCAGCCGATGTGCAGGAGATCAAGATTGAGAAGTACCCGCAGAAGGTCCCGGGAAGCGGAACAACCATCTATATGGCTGGCGACTCGACGATGCAGTCCTACAGCGGAATGCAAGCTCCGCAGGAAGGCTGGGGCCAGCAATTCAATAAATACTTCAGCAGCGGAATAACGATCCAGAATGATGCCATCGGCGGCAGAAGCAGCAAGTCGTTCATGGTGGATAGCCGTCTGGATAGTATCCTGCAGCGGATCAGACCGGGAGATTATTTCTTCATCTCCTTCGGGCACAACGATGCCAGCGCGGGTATTCCTGACCGTTATGCCTCTCCGGCAGATTATGCAGCGTACTTGACCCGCTACGTGAACGGAGCGAAGCAGCGCGGGGCCACTCCGGTTCTGTTAACGCCAGTAGGACGCAGGGACTTCAATACGGTCACTCAGGAATTCAACGTAAGCTTTCCGGAATATGTGAAGGCGGCAAAAGAAACAGCGGCTGCGCTGAACGTGCCGCTGATCGATCTGAGCCAGCTCAGCATTGCGGAGTATAACCTTGTCGGGTTGGCGGCTACGGAGAAGCTTTTCCTCTATGCTAATCCAGGGGAGTATCCGAAGTACCCGAACGGGGTCAGCGATAATACCCATTTCAGCTCCTACGGCGCGCAGGTCATTGCCAGTCTGGTAGCGGGCGCAGTGAAGGAGATGAATCTCAGCATATCCCCGTTCGTGATTGATCCCGGTATTACCGGGCCGGAGCCAGAGCCGGAGGTGCAGCAATATGCGGAGGACTTCGAGGGTGATCCGGCCGCAGCACAATATTCGATGGTGAATGCTACGGGCACTGCCGGAACTATGGCGGGCACGGTGACAGAAGAGAACGGGAACAAGGTATTGTCTGTGACGGGCTCCGGCTCCGGCAACCGCGCCAAGGTATTCCGCCTCTTCGATGCGGTGAACGGCGATATTGTGAATGTCGATTTCAACTGGCATTCCGGCAATGTGGGCGCTGTCCCGTCGGAGGGACATCTGACTCTTCAGGATGCGAATGAGAACCAGATTTTCACTCTGTTCACCAAGACTGGAGCGGCAAGCCCGAATACGAACATTCATTATTTCACCGGCCCGTACACACCAGACTATGGTACTGGCACCACTGCCATTCCAGGGGGCGGAACCGCTACGACTATTCCTAAGAATCAGTGGGTGAATGTCAAGCTGAAGATTGATTTTACCGGAAAAACCCTTGATCTCACCTTGACCAGTCTCGCTAACCCGAGTGTCACCCAGACGATCACGGATATTCCGCTGAGTCCTGGCGTCTATGCGAATAACGTTAGGGGCTTGAGGTTCCTGGGTACGCGAAAAGGAGGAGGAGGCACGCTGAACTGGACCACCCAGATCGACAACGTGAAAATGGAAGGCACCAAGCTGCCGGTGGCAGCAGGCGATATGGCGGCGTTGATTGCGCTGCATCAGGAGGTGAAGGCGATTGATCTGGCACCGTATACGGAGGCTTCTGCAGCAGTGGTGCATAGAGCCTTGAGCGCTGCCGAGGCGCTGATCGGGACAACAGCCTCGCAGGCGCAAATCGATCATGCGGTGAATATGCTGACTGTTGCACGCGATTCACTGACCAGCGAGGTTGCGGGCGATATTAGCACATATGCCTTCGATTTTGGCTCCGGCAGTGCAGCAGAAGGTTATACGAAGGTGGATGCCAAACGGGCCTACGTGGAAGGGAATGCCTACGGGTTCGCCGACACCGCGCTGGTCCAGGACGAGAACCGGGGAACCGGCAACCCGCTGACAGAGGACTTCACCCGTGTAAACGGGACCTCTTTCGTAGTGGAGATGAAGCCGGCGAATTACCGTGTAACGATGACCATCGGGGATACGCAAGAAGTGACCCAGACGGGTGTTACGGTGGAGCAAATGAACAAGCTGCCGGCCACCACCATCCCCGCAGGGGAATTCAAGGAAGTGACGTATGATATCGCCCTGATCGATGGTGTATTTAACTTCAGCTTCTCCGGCAGTACACCGAAGATCAATGCGCTGAGAATTGAGCGCCTGCCGGAGCAGGGAGCGGCTGATAAGCCAACTCTCTATCTGGCGAGCGATTCCACAGTGGCCAATTATGCGGAGAGCTACCGTCCGCAGGCCGGGTGGGGCGAGACGTTGGGCCGTTATTTTGACACAGAGAAGATCCTTATTGATAACCGGGCAGTCGGCGGACTAAGCAGCAAAACCTTTCTGAACAGCGGATATCTCAATGATATTCTGCTTGGTATTCATGAAGGGGATTATCTGTTCATGCAGTGGTCGCATAATGATTCCACGCCGTCCCGGCCGGAACGTTATCTTACCCCGGAGCAGTTCAAGGTGTACTTGAAGGATTACATTAACGGTGCTGTGCAGAGAGGTGCGATTCCAGTACTGGTTACACCTGTGAACCGGCGGGATTTCAACGGTGAGGTGCTGAACAAGAGCTTCCCGGCATATGTGCAGGCGATGAAGGAAACGGCGCAGGAGACGGGTACTCTGCTGATCGATCTGAATCAGGCAAGCTGGGAGTATTTTCAGGAGCTGGGTACAGAGGGGACCAAGTCCATCTTCATGTGGACGGGTACCACTGAGGATAATACACATCTGCAGATGAACGGTGCCATTAAGGTCTCAGAGCTGGTGGCGGGGCTGGTGAAGGAGCTGAACATTCCGCTGTCGGCATGGGTCACCTTGGGCATACCGCTGGCGGACGGCGCTCCAGGCATGCCGGTGCTGTCCGATAATAACGGGCATGATACGGGGCTGTGGGATGGTGATTATACAATTACGATGAATCTCTGGTGGGGGAATAACGGTACCCGCTTCAAGCTCTTCGAGAACGGCGAAATGATTGAAGAAGGCGCTCTGACAGACCAGTCACCGTCCGCCCAGTCCGTGCAGATCGATATTGCCGGCAGACACAATGGAGCTTATGTCTATACGCTGGAACTCAGCAATCCGCACGGTTCGGTGACAAGTGCACCCTTAACAGTAACGGTCACCGATGCCTCCCCGGGTCAGGCAGTGTTATCGGCCGATAACTGGGACGAAGACGGCAGCTATGCGGTTACGATGAATATGTGGTGGGGGACGAATGCGGCGGAATACCAGCTGTACGAGAATGGTGTATTGGTCGATACTCAGACTCTACAGACGCATACCCCGGATGCCCAGTCCGCAGTCACGGCAATCTCCGGCAAAACCCCCGGAACCTATGAATACGAAGCGGTCCTGCGCAACGCGGCAGGCGAGTCCAGATCGGCGAAGATGACAGTAACGGTGAGCAAGTGA
- a CDS encoding alpha-glucosidase/alpha-galactosidase codes for MSKVTFIGAGSTVFAKNVLGDIMATPALQGFELALYDIDLQRLNDSASMLQNLKKSSGSTCTVNTYTDRKEALRGAKYVVNAIQVGGYDPCTITDFEIPKKYGLRQTIADTVGIGGIFRNLRTIPVMLDFAADIREVCPDALFLNYTNPMAVLTNVMNTYGGVNTIGLCHSVQQCIPGLFDHLGIDKTGVQAKIAGINHMAWLLEVTRDGEDLYPEIKRRAAEKQLEPHYDMVRYEMMLKFGYYITESSEHNAEYHPYFIKRNYPELIERFQIPLDEYPRRCVEQIKQWEQMRGELVNNQDLTHERSHEYASYILEAMETDVPFKIGGNVMNTGLITNLPREACVEVPCLVDRSGVTPTFVGDLPPQCAALNRTNINTQLLTIEAAMTRKKDHIYHAAMLDPHTAAELSMDDIVSMCDDLIAAHGDWLPKYQ; via the coding sequence ATGTCTAAAGTTACATTTATCGGTGCCGGAAGTACTGTCTTCGCGAAGAATGTCCTCGGAGATATCATGGCTACGCCCGCTCTGCAGGGCTTCGAGCTTGCCCTATATGATATCGATCTTCAGCGCTTGAACGACTCGGCGAGCATGCTCCAGAATCTGAAGAAAAGCAGCGGCAGCACTTGTACTGTCAATACGTATACTGACCGCAAGGAAGCGCTGCGCGGTGCCAAATATGTGGTGAACGCCATTCAGGTCGGCGGGTACGATCCTTGTACGATTACGGATTTTGAGATTCCCAAGAAATACGGCCTGCGCCAGACGATTGCGGACACGGTAGGGATCGGCGGCATCTTCCGCAACCTGCGGACCATTCCGGTAATGCTGGATTTTGCAGCGGATATCCGCGAAGTCTGTCCGGATGCGCTGTTCCTGAACTATACGAACCCGATGGCAGTTCTGACGAATGTCATGAACACTTACGGCGGGGTGAATACCATTGGACTCTGCCACAGCGTTCAGCAGTGTATTCCTGGATTATTCGACCACCTCGGCATCGACAAGACAGGGGTTCAAGCCAAAATCGCCGGCATCAATCACATGGCCTGGCTGCTTGAAGTTACCAGAGACGGCGAGGACCTGTACCCGGAAATCAAACGGCGTGCAGCGGAGAAGCAGCTTGAACCACACTACGATATGGTCCGCTATGAGATGATGCTGAAATTCGGCTACTATATTACGGAATCCTCTGAACATAACGCCGAGTATCATCCGTACTTCATCAAGCGGAACTACCCGGAGCTGATCGAACGCTTCCAGATTCCGCTGGACGAATATCCGCGCCGCTGCGTGGAACAGATCAAGCAGTGGGAGCAGATGCGCGGGGAGCTGGTGAACAACCAGGATCTGACGCATGAGCGTTCCCACGAATATGCCTCTTACATCCTGGAAGCCATGGAGACGGATGTGCCGTTCAAAATTGGCGGCAATGTGATGAATACCGGCCTGATCACCAATCTGCCGCGTGAAGCCTGCGTCGAGGTGCCTTGCCTCGTGGACAGAAGCGGCGTAACGCCAACCTTCGTCGGTGACCTGCCTCCGCAATGCGCAGCGCTTAACCGGACCAACATCAACACCCAGCTCCTGACCATAGAAGCCGCTATGACTCGCAAAAAGGATCATATCTACCACGCCGCCATGCTGGACCCGCACACCGCCGCCGAGCTGTCGATGGACGACATTGTCAGCATGTGCGACGATCTGATCGCGGCTCATGGTGACTGGCTGCCGAAGTATCAATAA